One Amorphoplanes digitatis genomic window carries:
- a CDS encoding O-antigen ligase family protein produces MRGIDRGVVLPLWPLYAMFGLMPLWWGLGLLHLGWPLFGLALAVVLASRGRITLPAGSAMWLVLAAVVVVSATRVESATALVMPGLRLGFLITAFIVYLYVYNAARDGARWRLLFGPLCFYWLGLVAVGWIGVFKPSFAITTPVEMLLPKSVSAGRGIRALVHSHATEYNALSRNPFYRTSAPYPYTNNFGTAFAVLVPCVVAYLTSVRRGMLRGAVIVSLPLSLVPAFLTLNRGMFIGLGAGMLYLGLRALLRRDFRLIASIAGVAVLAWIATLFIPIGDLIANRVENTTSTTDRADIYAQTVQAVLESPLLGYGGPRLVDTTHAAEPLGTQGQVWLVMYSYGIPALLIFLAFFGVIARRLAAAVSPAGKWLSAIPVIALVITPFYGYTDINLSLMFFAIGLAMAAVDGPVDREVVIPDRAPARQQA; encoded by the coding sequence GTGCGCGGGATTGATCGAGGGGTGGTGCTGCCGCTGTGGCCGCTCTATGCCATGTTCGGGCTCATGCCGCTCTGGTGGGGGCTCGGCCTGTTGCACCTTGGCTGGCCGTTGTTCGGTTTGGCGCTGGCTGTGGTCCTCGCAAGCCGGGGCAGGATCACCCTGCCCGCCGGCTCGGCGATGTGGTTGGTCCTGGCCGCGGTGGTGGTGGTCAGTGCCACTCGGGTGGAGTCTGCGACCGCGCTGGTCATGCCCGGTTTGCGACTCGGGTTCCTCATCACTGCGTTCATCGTCTATCTGTACGTCTACAACGCGGCCCGTGACGGCGCGCGCTGGCGGCTGCTGTTCGGGCCGCTCTGTTTCTACTGGCTTGGACTGGTCGCGGTGGGCTGGATCGGCGTATTCAAACCGTCTTTTGCGATCACCACACCGGTCGAGATGCTGCTGCCGAAGAGTGTGTCAGCCGGTCGCGGGATTCGCGCGCTGGTGCACAGCCACGCGACAGAGTACAACGCGCTCTCCCGCAACCCGTTTTACCGGACGTCGGCACCGTACCCATACACCAACAATTTCGGCACCGCGTTTGCGGTCTTGGTGCCGTGTGTCGTCGCGTACCTTACTTCGGTGCGGCGGGGGATGCTCCGGGGCGCAGTAATCGTGTCTCTGCCGCTGTCCCTCGTGCCAGCATTTCTCACCCTAAACCGAGGGATGTTCATCGGGCTCGGCGCCGGGATGCTCTATTTGGGGCTTCGCGCGCTGCTTCGTCGTGACTTTCGCCTGATTGCGTCGATCGCCGGGGTGGCCGTGCTGGCCTGGATCGCTACGCTGTTCATCCCCATCGGTGACCTGATTGCGAACCGGGTAGAAAACACCACCTCCACCACTGACCGGGCGGACATATATGCTCAGACAGTCCAAGCTGTCCTAGAATCACCCCTACTCGGATACGGCGGTCCCCGGTTGGTGGACACCACCCACGCCGCCGAACCGCTTGGTACACAGGGCCAGGTCTGGCTGGTGATGTACAGCTATGGGATCCCAGCGCTGCTAATCTTTCTGGCCTTCTTCGGGGTGATCGCGCGCCGACTGGCGGCGGCGGTCAGCCCGGCTGGCAAGTGGCTGAGCGCCATCCCTGTGATCGCGTTGGTGATCACCCCGTTCTACGGGTACACCGACATCAATCTGTCGCTGATGTTCTTCGCGATCGGGCTGGCGATGGCGGCGGTTGACGGTCCGGTTGATCGCGAGGTGGTGATCCCGGACCGGGCCCCGGCACGACAGCAGGCTTGA
- a CDS encoding sulfotransferase domain-containing protein, whose protein sequence is MKDRIKSVAPRAATEQVRELMVRYGERTSDRRPLPDFLVIGTKRGGTTSLWRYLIQHPLVPRLFPAWNTKTSHYFEENWPRGEAWYRSHFPTERQRAALERKHGAPPKVGEAAPLYMFHPLVPARVAELMPRARMIVLLRDPVERAYSHWKERRTEGVEPLDFAAALAAEESRTAGERDRLLADENYHSEAYDWYSYRARGRYLEHLTPWLDHFDRGQLLFVASEALYREPAATYARILDFIGLPPYELPAYDVFNDRPSAGMDDAVRAELTAYYRPHNAALADRLGMSFDWS, encoded by the coding sequence GTGAAGGACCGGATCAAGAGCGTCGCACCGCGGGCCGCCACGGAACAGGTCCGGGAGCTGATGGTCCGCTACGGCGAGCGGACCAGCGACCGGCGGCCGCTGCCCGACTTCCTGGTGATCGGCACGAAGCGCGGCGGCACGACGTCGCTGTGGCGCTACCTGATCCAGCACCCGCTGGTGCCGCGGCTCTTCCCGGCGTGGAACACGAAGACCTCGCACTACTTCGAGGAGAACTGGCCGCGCGGGGAGGCTTGGTACCGCTCGCACTTCCCGACCGAGCGGCAGCGGGCGGCGCTGGAGCGCAAGCACGGTGCGCCGCCGAAGGTCGGCGAGGCCGCGCCGCTGTACATGTTCCATCCGCTGGTGCCGGCCCGGGTTGCCGAGCTGATGCCGCGAGCCCGGATGATCGTGCTGCTGCGTGACCCGGTCGAGCGGGCGTACTCGCACTGGAAGGAGCGGCGCACCGAGGGCGTCGAGCCGCTCGACTTCGCCGCGGCGCTGGCCGCCGAGGAGTCCCGGACGGCGGGGGAGCGGGACCGGCTGCTCGCCGACGAGAACTACCACAGCGAGGCGTACGACTGGTACTCCTACCGGGCCCGGGGCCGTTATCTCGAGCACCTGACGCCGTGGCTGGACCATTTCGACCGGGGGCAGTTGCTCTTCGTCGCCAGCGAGGCGCTGTACCGCGAGCCGGCCGCGACCTATGCGCGGATCCTGGACTTCATCGGGCTGCCGCCGTACGAGCTGCCGGCCTACGACGTCTTCAACGACCGGCCCAGCGCGGGCATGGACGACGCCGTCCGCGCCGAGCTGACCGCCTACTACCGGCCGCACAACGCGGCACTCGCCGACCGCCTGGGCATGTCCTTCGATTGGTCCTAA
- a CDS encoding PEP/pyruvate-binding domain-containing protein, with protein MDLADAVPATSGGKAAVLARLLKAGLPVPPGFVVPNTAYEQAAELVEEIGRELPRIGGGYVAVRSSASGEDTADATAAGQHDTFLGVRGPDEVAEAVRGCWASLWSERAVEYRRRRGDTGSPTIAVLVQRLVDADVAGVMFTGDDVRLEASWGLGESVVGGRVTPDSWTVTGDGITRRALGTKQTRIDRTVTREVAPADRDRFCLTDEEVTLLAALGRRVSDLLGGPQDIEWAIADSRIWILQARPVTSALPAAAAPAAEDDSAFTGTPGSPGTATGPARVVHGPADFARVRPGDVLVCRTTDPAWTPLFGVVAAVVTETGGLLSHAAIVARELGLPAVLAIPAATTTLPDGAPLEVNGSTGRVAVRDT; from the coding sequence GTGGACCTGGCCGACGCAGTGCCCGCGACGTCCGGCGGCAAGGCCGCCGTGCTCGCCCGGCTCCTGAAGGCGGGGCTACCGGTGCCGCCCGGCTTCGTGGTGCCGAACACCGCGTACGAGCAAGCGGCCGAGCTGGTCGAGGAGATCGGCCGGGAGCTGCCGCGGATCGGCGGCGGATACGTCGCCGTGCGCTCGTCGGCCTCCGGCGAGGACACCGCCGACGCCACCGCCGCGGGGCAGCACGACACCTTCCTCGGCGTACGCGGCCCGGATGAGGTGGCCGAGGCCGTGCGCGGCTGCTGGGCCTCGCTGTGGTCCGAGCGGGCCGTGGAGTATCGGCGCCGGCGGGGAGACACGGGGTCGCCGACGATCGCCGTGCTCGTGCAGCGCCTGGTGGACGCCGACGTCGCCGGGGTGATGTTCACCGGCGACGACGTCCGGCTGGAGGCGTCCTGGGGTCTCGGCGAGAGCGTCGTCGGCGGCCGCGTCACGCCCGACTCCTGGACGGTCACCGGCGACGGCATCACCCGCCGGGCGCTCGGCACGAAGCAGACCCGGATAGACCGCACCGTCACCCGCGAGGTGGCACCGGCCGACCGCGACCGCTTCTGCCTCACCGACGAAGAAGTCACTCTCCTCGCGGCGCTCGGCAGGCGGGTCTCCGACCTGCTGGGCGGTCCGCAGGACATCGAGTGGGCGATCGCCGATTCCCGGATCTGGATCCTCCAGGCCCGGCCGGTCACCAGCGCCCTGCCCGCCGCGGCGGCACCCGCCGCGGAGGACGACAGCGCATTCACCGGTACGCCCGGAAGCCCCGGAACCGCCACGGGACCGGCGCGCGTGGTGCACGGCCCCGCCGACTTCGCCCGCGTCCGCCCCGGCGACGTGCTGGTGTGCCGCACCACGGACCCGGCCTGGACCCCGCTGTTCGGCGTCGTCGCCGCGGTCGTCACCGAGACCGGCGGCCTGCTCTCACACGCCGCGATCGTGGCCCGCGAACTGGGCCTCCCAGCCGTCCTGGCGATCCCGGCCGCAACCACAACCCTGCCCGACGGCGCGCCGCTCGAGGTGAACGGCAGCACGGGCAGGGTCGCGGTCCGCGACACCTAA
- a CDS encoding transcriptional regulator — translation MTHASPPDLSVLHAVRVKGMADDAAVALRTGLDLDTTTELLEDFEAYGWVTRAEFGGTSGWTLTERGRAEDARKLGEELDRAGARTAVEQAHKEFEVLNGRLVKACTDWQLRPAEGNRLASNDHSDPQWDGRVLGELTAIGGELTALIGGLTGVLTRFDGYHERFETGLARARAGEGQWVTGVGVASCHSVWMELHEDLLSTLGLQRG, via the coding sequence ATGACACACGCCTCACCGCCGGATCTGTCCGTCCTGCACGCCGTGCGGGTGAAGGGTATGGCCGACGACGCGGCGGTCGCCCTGCGCACCGGCCTGGACCTGGACACCACCACCGAGCTGCTCGAGGACTTCGAGGCGTACGGATGGGTGACCCGCGCCGAGTTCGGCGGCACCTCCGGCTGGACGCTCACCGAGCGTGGCCGCGCCGAGGACGCCCGGAAGCTGGGCGAGGAGCTCGACCGGGCCGGCGCCCGGACCGCCGTCGAGCAGGCGCACAAGGAGTTCGAGGTCCTGAACGGCCGGCTGGTGAAGGCCTGCACCGACTGGCAGCTGCGCCCGGCCGAGGGCAACCGGCTGGCGTCCAACGACCACAGCGACCCGCAGTGGGACGGCCGGGTCCTCGGCGAGCTCACCGCGATCGGCGGCGAGCTCACCGCGCTGATCGGCGGGCTCACCGGCGTGCTGACCCGGTTCGACGGCTACCACGAGCGGTTCGAGACCGGGCTGGCCCGGGCCCGCGCGGGGGAGGGCCAGTGGGTGACCGGGGTCGGCGTCGCGTCCTGCCACTCCGTGTGGATGGAGCTGCACGAGGACCTGCTGTCGACGCTCGGCCTCCAGCGCGGGTAG
- a CDS encoding histidine phosphatase family protein: MGTRHVYLARHGAADAFGELTPAGYEQAGLLGRRLAGLRIDAVWHSMLPRAAASARELARHLPDVPVAEAAELVDHVPYVPGPEEMPRAWAGFFDGFDEGEAAAGRRTADALVARFAKAPERTGPDSHEVLITHAYPIAWLVRDALEAPLTRWLGLDSANTGLTVIEYRAGLSPTLVMFNDLGHLTGELRWTGFRAAARP; the protein is encoded by the coding sequence ATGGGCACACGGCATGTCTATCTGGCCAGGCACGGCGCGGCGGACGCCTTCGGCGAGCTGACCCCCGCCGGGTACGAACAGGCCGGACTGCTCGGCCGGCGACTCGCCGGGCTGCGGATCGACGCGGTGTGGCACTCGATGCTGCCGCGCGCCGCCGCGAGCGCGCGCGAACTCGCCCGGCACCTGCCGGACGTGCCGGTGGCGGAGGCCGCCGAGCTCGTTGACCACGTGCCGTACGTGCCGGGCCCGGAGGAGATGCCCCGGGCCTGGGCCGGCTTCTTCGACGGCTTCGACGAAGGCGAGGCCGCGGCGGGCAGGCGGACCGCGGATGCCCTGGTGGCGCGCTTCGCCAAGGCCCCCGAGCGGACCGGGCCCGACTCGCACGAGGTGCTGATCACGCACGCGTACCCGATCGCGTGGCTGGTGCGCGACGCGCTGGAGGCCCCGCTCACCCGGTGGCTCGGCCTGGACAGCGCGAACACGGGACTCACCGTGATCGAGTACCGGGCCGGGCTGTCGCCGACCCTGGTGATGTTCAACGACCTCGGCCACCTCACCGGCGAGCTGCGCTGGACCGGATTCCGGGCGGCCGCACGTCCCTGA
- a CDS encoding SigE family RNA polymerase sigma factor, which translates to MRPDLEREYVDYVTVRLPRLHRTAYLLCADTFQADDIVQATLTALYVSWKRASVADNLDGYVHRIMVRRYLDERRRSWSKVLLGDRVPDLAASADHGTEVRDELVTALRSLPKGQRAVVVLRYFGDLSVEATAEALGCSTGNVKSQCSRGLAALRTALDAGHPVATAETARNRS; encoded by the coding sequence ATGCGGCCCGACCTTGAACGGGAGTACGTCGACTACGTGACGGTGCGGCTGCCCCGCCTGCATCGCACGGCGTACCTACTCTGCGCCGACACGTTTCAGGCGGACGACATCGTGCAGGCGACGCTCACGGCGCTCTACGTGAGCTGGAAGCGCGCCTCCGTCGCGGACAACCTCGACGGGTACGTGCACCGGATCATGGTGCGGCGTTATCTCGACGAACGACGCCGCAGCTGGTCGAAGGTGCTGCTCGGCGACCGCGTCCCGGACCTCGCCGCCTCCGCCGATCACGGCACCGAGGTTCGGGACGAACTGGTGACGGCGCTGCGGTCGCTGCCCAAGGGGCAACGGGCGGTCGTGGTGTTGCGCTACTTCGGCGACCTGTCGGTCGAGGCGACCGCGGAAGCCCTCGGGTGCTCGACGGGCAACGTCAAGAGCCAGTGCTCGCGGGGTCTCGCCGCGCTGCGCACGGCGCTGGACGCGGGGCATCCGGTTGCGACGGCAGAGACAGCGAGGAACAGGTCATGA
- a CDS encoding glycoside hydrolase family 16 protein, with translation MTLRRAYVPAHAPRPRRGIRSTRSLTLIITAAATAMATTLVPVFAGDDDGLTLRPVADTTVSQVPQDGDNAVKTTLASCPSLCDGNPRGRRDATLQFAVDRLPDNAVNVRAKLRVYAWQDFAARVLARTVPGDLSAASSPDKLAAAAFGGPAVDRVTKGFNEFDVSGSVRRNGTYTFALSQESLNTRIYWASRENSKEGLHPELVLSYETRTKPSATTTGAPVTALPPPPTTRPTTPPTTTAPAKSPTTTKTATPAPASKPPVTTAAPNGWRLVWGDEFDSGTLDRTKWNLRGAEGRSIDLGCNVDHPQNTFVGDGKLTLRALKEASYCSSQTRQYTQSYLDTMGKASFTYGRFEIRAKSPNKPETSTGLWPAFWLRPDDGGNGEIDVTELPGGADWYSRSTAAIFWDYSPVKQDTRIAVPGGGYPADGYHTYATEWDAKALKWYIDGKLVWTRDRTTTPWYDKAFNKPYNLRLNFQVGGWLGDPDASTRFPADFVVDYVRVYQR, from the coding sequence CGCAGCACCCGATCGCTCACGCTGATCATCACGGCGGCGGCGACGGCGATGGCGACGACCCTCGTGCCCGTGTTCGCGGGCGACGACGACGGCCTGACGCTGCGCCCGGTCGCCGACACCACCGTCAGCCAGGTGCCGCAGGACGGCGACAACGCCGTCAAGACGACGCTGGCGAGCTGCCCGTCCCTGTGCGACGGCAACCCGAGGGGCCGCCGCGACGCGACCCTCCAGTTCGCCGTCGACCGGCTGCCGGACAACGCCGTCAACGTGCGAGCGAAGCTGAGGGTGTACGCGTGGCAGGACTTCGCCGCCCGCGTGCTGGCCCGGACCGTTCCGGGCGACCTGAGCGCCGCGAGCAGCCCGGACAAGCTCGCGGCCGCCGCCTTCGGCGGGCCGGCCGTGGACCGGGTCACGAAAGGCTTCAACGAGTTCGACGTCTCCGGCTCGGTGCGGCGCAACGGCACCTACACGTTCGCGCTCTCCCAGGAGAGCCTCAACACCCGGATCTACTGGGCGTCGCGGGAGAACTCGAAGGAGGGCCTGCACCCGGAGCTGGTCCTGTCCTACGAGACGCGGACCAAGCCGTCGGCGACGACGACCGGCGCGCCGGTCACCGCCCTGCCACCGCCGCCGACGACCCGGCCGACCACGCCGCCCACGACGACCGCGCCCGCCAAGTCGCCGACGACGACCAAGACGGCGACGCCCGCGCCGGCCAGCAAGCCCCCGGTCACGACCGCCGCGCCCAACGGCTGGCGGCTGGTCTGGGGCGACGAGTTCGACTCCGGCACCCTCGACAGGACGAAGTGGAACCTGCGCGGCGCCGAGGGCCGCAGCATCGACCTCGGCTGCAACGTCGACCACCCGCAGAACACGTTCGTCGGCGACGGGAAGCTGACGCTGCGCGCGCTGAAGGAGGCGTCGTACTGCAGCTCGCAGACCCGGCAGTACACCCAGTCCTACCTGGACACGATGGGCAAGGCCTCGTTCACGTACGGCCGGTTCGAGATCCGGGCCAAGTCGCCGAACAAGCCAGAGACCTCCACCGGCCTGTGGCCGGCGTTCTGGCTGCGGCCCGACGACGGCGGCAACGGCGAGATCGACGTCACGGAGCTGCCCGGCGGCGCCGACTGGTACTCCAGGTCGACCGCGGCCATCTTCTGGGACTACAGCCCGGTCAAGCAGGACACCCGGATCGCCGTTCCCGGCGGCGGCTACCCGGCCGACGGCTACCACACGTACGCCACGGAGTGGGACGCCAAGGCGCTGAAGTGGTACATCGACGGCAAGCTGGTCTGGACCCGGGACCGGACCACGACGCCCTGGTACGACAAGGCGTTCAACAAGCCCTACAACCTGCGGCTGAACTTCCAGGTCGGCGGCTGGCTGGGCGACCCGGACGCGAGCACCCGGTTCCCGGCGGACTTCGTCGTCGACTACGTCCGGGTCTATCAACGCTGA